A genomic segment from Nicotiana sylvestris chromosome 1, ASM39365v2, whole genome shotgun sequence encodes:
- the LOC104211923 gene encoding peter Pan-like protein yields MARFRNKKRKPFVKQIAKKQPTVDHVTGDKIPRSFVFARGKLPGPLRRLQMDLRKLMNPYTALKLKEKKRNNLNDFWKVAGQMGVTHYLMLSKTDSAPYLRVAHAPHGPTLSFKIHEYSLAADVAQSQLRPRCPPDLFKTPPLIVLSGFGTGEQHLKLTTIMFQNIFPAIDINTVKLPSCQRIVLLNYNKETKLIDLRHYSIRLQPVGVSRRIRKFVQNHQVPDLRSLQDVSDFVTKAGYGSESEPDDEAATVSLSSDIGRVNRASTKSAVKLQEIGPRMTLQLVKIEEGLCTGRVIFSEYGNTSAKKLGNEEEDEQESEEEMDTDGQENEDEEEQEIEEELEED; encoded by the exons ATGGCTCGTTTCAGGAAT aagaagaggaagccaTTTGTCAAGCAAATTGCGAAGAAGCAACCAACAGTAGACCATGTTACAGGAGACAAGATTCCAAGGAGCTTCGTGTTCGCAAGGGGGAAGCTTCCTGGGCCTCTCAGACGCTTGCAAATGGACTTGAGGAAGTTGATGAATCCTTATACTGCTCTCAAGCTCAAG GAAAAGAAACGAAACAATCTCAATGAtttctggaaagttgctgggcaAATGGGTGTCACACATTACCTCATGTTGTCAAAAACTGACTCTGCACCATACTTGAGAGTTGCTCACGCTCCTCATGGTCCAACTTTATCGTTCAAAATACATGAGTACTCGTTGGCGGCTGACGTTGCTCAATCTCAACTCCGTCCAAGATGCCCTCCGGATCTTTTTAAAACCCCACCATTG ATTGTGCTATCGGGTTTTGGGACTGGGGAGCAGCATCTAAAGCTCACTACAATAATGTTCCAGAACATTTTTCCTGCCATTGACATAAATACA GTCAAACTGCCTTCATGCCAAAGGATTGTGTTACTTAAttacaacaaagaaacaaagctTATTGATCTTCGGCATTACTCCATCAGATTACAGCCAGTGGGTGTTTCTCGCCGGATCAGGAAATTTGTGCAAAACCATCAAGTGCCTGACCTAAGAAGTCTTCAAGATGTTAGCGACTTTGTGACGAA GGCTGGTTACGGTTCTGAAAGTGAACCAGATGATGAGGCGGCAACTGTAAGTCTGTCATCTGATATTGGAAGAGTTAATCGAGCTTCTACAAAAAGTGCTGTCAAACTTCAAGAGATTGGACCTAGGATGACTCTTCAACTCGTCAAGATTGAAGAGGGCCTATGTACTGGTCGAGTCATTTTCAGTGAATACG GAAATACAAGCGCTAAAAAACTGGGAAATGAAGAAGAGGATGAACAAGAAAGTGAGGAGGAGATGGATACAGATGGGCAGGAAAATGAAGATGAGGAAGAgcaagaaattgaagaagagttAGAAGAGGATTAG